The following proteins come from a genomic window of Dreissena polymorpha isolate Duluth1 chromosome 1, UMN_Dpol_1.0, whole genome shotgun sequence:
- the LOC127866501 gene encoding uncharacterized protein LOC127866501: MLMANYGVVLYLAAVIPLVFSQICSESQNDDIKKGMGECQRYFSNIRVENPNEIVNACKNIDSGLCCVEKVFSACPQSVLSLIYRRTSNKAYYRAICDNPEDWSRIHTVRCDYNLDNTTCWPAFEASRKSNADPYYNTDHTRYKTGYCKAANEFVTCLENNPLKPTANCPEGLSSLLTGIKVVEYSLSDCGNAQKHPLFTKYGGPINCHSDGSMNPGGASVKRNGRAMWVTVLVYYPDSSWYHSYLSIYDGTIKHLFAVKARYILN; this comes from the exons ATGCTTATGGCAAACTATG GTGTTGTGCTTTATTTGGCTGCCGTAATCCCACTGGTCTTTTCTCAG ATCTGTAGCGAATCCCAAAATGATGACATCAAGAAAGGCATGGGAGAATGTCAGCGATACTTCAGCAATATAAGAGTTGAAAATCCAAATGAGATTGTCAACGCTTGTAAAAA CATAGACTCTGGACTGTGTTGCGTGGAAAAGGTTTTCTCAGCATGCCCTCAATCGGTGTTAAGCCTTATTTATCGTCGCACATCAAACAAGGCATATTACAGAGCGATTTGCGACAATCCAGAAG ATTGGTCTCGCATTCACACAGTCCGCTGTGATTACAACCTTGATAACACAACATGTTGGCCTGCATTTGAAGCATCAAGGAAAAGCAATGCGGATCCGTATTACAACACTGATCACACGCGATATAAAACAGGATACTGCAA GGCTGCCAATGAATTTGTGACGTGTTTGGAAAACAACCCGCTCAAGCCTACTGCCAATTGTCCGGAAGGCCTATCCTCCCTTCTCACCGGCATCAAAGTCGTAGAATACAGCTTGTCGGATTGCGGAAACGCCCAAAAGCATCCATTGTTCACGAAGTACGGTGGTCCAATCAACTGTCATTCTGATGGTTCAATGAATCCTGGAGGTGCTAGCGTCAAGCGGAATGGTCGAGCGATGTGGGTCACCGTCTTGGTTTATTACCCAGACTCTTCTTGGTATCATAGTTACCTGTCAATCTATGATGGGACTATAAAACATTTGTTTGCAGTCAAGGCACGATACATATTAAATTGA